One window of Paenibacillus sp. FSL K6-3182 genomic DNA carries:
- a CDS encoding ABC transporter ATP-binding protein, which yields MLRVEELSHSFMNGHETTTVLQKISFHVHKGEMIALLGSSGSGKSTLLNLMAGLMKPTEGQIFIADHNIVTMNENRLAEFRRKHIGFIFQAYELIANLTVRENVELPLVFQSMHPSIRKKKALSLLEQVGIPDKAELFPSQLSGGQQQRVSIARSLITEPSVIFADEPTGNLDTKTEEEIIMILKQLNKTMDTTFIIVTHEREVAAQTEKIITLRDGYLVTDQEAARESMLAGGIQIEN from the coding sequence TTGTTACGAGTTGAAGAGTTATCCCACTCATTTATGAATGGGCATGAAACGACCACTGTACTGCAGAAAATAAGCTTTCACGTACATAAGGGAGAAATGATTGCGTTGTTAGGGAGCTCCGGTTCCGGTAAATCTACTTTACTGAACTTAATGGCTGGCTTAATGAAGCCTACAGAAGGCCAAATCTTTATCGCGGACCATAATATTGTAACGATGAATGAAAACCGCTTGGCAGAGTTTAGACGGAAGCATATCGGATTTATTTTTCAAGCGTATGAGTTGATAGCCAACTTGACGGTTAGGGAAAATGTGGAGCTTCCGCTTGTATTTCAATCGATGCATCCTTCAATACGGAAGAAAAAAGCTCTTTCGTTATTAGAGCAGGTGGGAATTCCTGATAAAGCAGAATTATTCCCATCGCAGCTCTCGGGAGGACAACAACAGCGTGTCAGTATTGCAAGATCATTGATAACAGAGCCATCGGTTATTTTTGCGGACGAGCCTACCGGTAATTTGGATACCAAAACAGAGGAAGAAATTATTATGATTTTGAAGCAGTTGAATAAAACGATGGATACTACCTTTATTATCGTAACCCATGAACGTGAGGTAGCAGCACAAACGGAAAAAATTATCACGCTGCGAGATGGTTATCTCGTAACGGATCAGGAAGCCGCACGAGAAAGTATGCTTGCGGGGGGAATTCAAATTGAGAATTAG
- the hflX gene encoding GTPase HflX yields the protein MSEITFDTNTNMIEKAILISLVTSKDKRKGGDPELSLQELVQLTETAGVEVLTTITQNKETVDSKWFIGKGKVQEVKALADELGATTAIFDQELSGAQVRNLEESLDLKIVDRTQLILDIFAGRAKTREGIIQVELAQLSYLLPRLSGQSKNLSRLGGGIGTRGPGETKLETDRRHIRDRIFDLKTVLDEVVRHRKLHRERRKKSGAIQVALVGYTNAGKSTLLRELTHADVYVENQLFATLDPTSRTLELPNGREIILTDTVGFIQNLPTDLVAAFRATLEEVCEADLVLHVIDSSSPMRDEQIAVVNKILGELGAADKPYIMVYNKKDMCVNNGSLADLPITSGDNLVISAYDAGDLELLKQTVQDKLSGDVVIFNVPAERGDLIALAYRSGEVINQEVNEESLRLTVHVSKQEYEQHGHRLKQYIE from the coding sequence ATGAGCGAGATAACATTCGATACGAATACGAACATGATTGAAAAAGCGATTCTGATTAGCTTAGTTACGTCAAAAGACAAGCGGAAAGGCGGAGACCCCGAGCTATCGCTACAGGAGCTTGTACAGCTGACGGAAACAGCAGGGGTTGAAGTGCTGACGACTATTACGCAAAACAAAGAAACCGTCGATTCCAAATGGTTTATCGGCAAAGGAAAAGTGCAAGAGGTTAAGGCTCTAGCTGATGAACTGGGCGCTACAACGGCTATATTTGATCAAGAGCTGTCCGGCGCTCAGGTTCGTAATTTGGAAGAATCACTGGATTTGAAAATCGTTGACCGTACCCAGTTGATTTTGGATATTTTCGCAGGTCGTGCCAAAACGCGCGAAGGTATTATTCAGGTTGAGCTGGCGCAGCTCAGCTATCTTTTGCCACGTCTATCTGGACAAAGTAAAAACTTGTCACGGCTTGGCGGAGGCATTGGTACCCGCGGTCCAGGTGAAACGAAACTCGAGACGGATCGCCGTCATATTCGTGATCGGATTTTTGACTTGAAGACGGTGCTTGACGAGGTTGTCCGCCACCGTAAACTGCATCGCGAGCGTCGCAAAAAATCCGGCGCCATTCAAGTAGCTCTTGTTGGCTATACGAATGCCGGGAAATCGACACTGCTTCGCGAGCTTACTCATGCAGATGTGTATGTAGAAAATCAATTGTTCGCAACGCTTGATCCCACCTCAAGAACACTTGAGCTGCCAAATGGCCGAGAAATTATACTTACAGATACGGTAGGTTTTATTCAAAACTTGCCGACAGATCTTGTAGCAGCATTTCGGGCGACGTTAGAAGAGGTATGCGAGGCTGATCTAGTGCTTCATGTCATCGACAGCAGCTCTCCAATGCGGGATGAGCAAATTGCAGTCGTTAACAAAATTTTAGGTGAGCTTGGCGCTGCGGATAAACCCTATATTATGGTCTACAATAAGAAGGATATGTGTGTAAATAACGGTTCTTTAGCAGATTTGCCGATTACTAGCGGCGATAATCTTGTCATTAGCGCGTATGATGCTGGGGATCTAGAGCTGTTAAAGCAAACCGTGCAAGATAAGCTCAGCGGAGACGTAGTAATCTTTAACGTACCAGCAGAGCGAGGAGATTTGATCGCACTTGCTTATCGAAGCGGTGAGGTTATCAATCAAGAAGTGAATGAAGAAAGCTTACGACTAACCGTTCATGTGAGTAAGCAGGAATACGAGCAGCACGGTCATCGTTTGAAACAATATATTGAGTAG
- a CDS encoding aldo/keto reductase, with translation MNFKLLGKSGLAVSELCLGTMTFGNTTSEEDSIEMIDRFVDRGGNFLDTADVYVSGRSEEIVGKAIKNKRSDIVLATKVRMTTSSNINGVGLSRKHIMDGVEASLKRLQTDYIDLYQVHVWDHTTPIEETLRTLDDLVTSGKVRYIGCSNFFAWQLMKSLAYSDASRYVRFVSIQPQYSLVSRQMDREMLSLCLEEKVGIIPWAPIGGGFLTGRYTREEPKEGRLTSKVGESSWNLRSNDKNFEILDALLEAAKELDKSPAQVALRWLIQREGITSPIFGASKLEQFEDNIGAIGWEMPSEVWNRLEQISALPEDYPKRFIEKFRRPFE, from the coding sequence ATGAATTTCAAACTATTAGGCAAAAGTGGACTAGCTGTTTCAGAGCTTTGTTTAGGCACCATGACATTCGGCAATACGACAAGTGAGGAAGATTCGATCGAGATGATCGATCGTTTTGTTGATCGTGGAGGCAATTTTCTCGATACGGCCGACGTTTATGTGAGCGGTCGTTCCGAGGAAATCGTCGGCAAAGCGATCAAAAACAAACGATCTGACATCGTTCTTGCTACAAAAGTGCGAATGACAACATCCAGCAATATTAACGGTGTAGGCTTATCCCGCAAACATATTATGGACGGTGTAGAAGCTAGTCTTAAGCGGCTTCAGACAGATTATATCGATCTGTATCAAGTGCATGTATGGGATCATACGACTCCGATAGAGGAAACGCTGCGCACACTGGATGACCTCGTTACTTCCGGTAAAGTTCGTTACATAGGATGTTCCAATTTTTTTGCTTGGCAGCTGATGAAATCACTAGCGTATAGCGATGCTAGCAGATATGTGCGTTTTGTATCGATTCAGCCTCAATACAGCTTAGTGAGCAGACAGATGGATCGTGAAATGCTGTCGCTTTGTTTAGAGGAGAAAGTCGGAATTATTCCTTGGGCCCCGATTGGCGGCGGTTTTCTAACTGGACGCTATACAAGGGAAGAGCCAAAGGAAGGGCGTCTAACTTCCAAAGTAGGCGAGAGCTCGTGGAATCTGCGGTCTAATGATAAAAACTTTGAAATTCTCGACGCATTGCTGGAAGCAGCGAAAGAGCTGGATAAATCACCTGCACAGGTAGCTTTAAGATGGCTGATTCAGCGAGAAGGCATTACTTCGCCGATTTTTGGCGCCAGCAAGCTGGAGCAATTTGAAGATAATATTGGCGCAATCGGCTGGGAAATGCCAAGCGAGGTTTGGAACCGTTTGGAGCAAATAAGTGCGCTTCCGGAAGATTACCCTAAACGTTTTATAGAAAAGTTTCGCAGACCGTTTGAATAA
- a CDS encoding efflux RND transporter periplasmic adaptor subunit codes for MKRKIKWGIIGIIIIGISFGLYKIGNPPRQTEFVSDSQPITFQVTNETIANTVEVKGKSLYEQETLIYAPYGSEVKQWAVEDGQQVKKGDILFNLDQTAVQNDILQMEAVLRKGKLEAELNDYLNQLNDESAAMESTEEARKKVLVEREIARLSKDVNEVTASIQAKELQQKKKMLNESSFRSPATGIFLFDNPNKRPQALTVNEYVGKVVDLNKLQFIALVGEQDVFRIKAGMPVKVKMNAMKELNLSGKVLKVSKFAKTGTDQNNLNQAAQFEVVIVLEPNEYLIAGLSLSGAIETERKENAISVPSIAIIREKDKHFVMLDTGNGQYERKEIKIGLETPEQTEVLEGLKPGDQVVLQ; via the coding sequence ATGAAAAGAAAAATAAAGTGGGGAATAATCGGTATTATAATTATTGGGATAAGTTTTGGACTATACAAAATAGGCAATCCTCCAAGGCAAACAGAATTCGTTTCTGATTCTCAGCCAATTACATTCCAAGTGACGAACGAAACGATAGCCAATACGGTTGAAGTAAAGGGAAAGTCATTGTATGAGCAGGAAACTCTCATCTATGCACCTTATGGCTCCGAGGTTAAACAGTGGGCGGTAGAAGATGGGCAGCAGGTGAAAAAGGGTGATATACTGTTTAACCTGGATCAGACGGCCGTGCAAAACGATATTTTGCAAATGGAGGCAGTACTGCGAAAGGGCAAGCTTGAGGCTGAGTTAAACGATTACCTAAATCAATTGAATGACGAATCAGCCGCGATGGAGTCGACGGAAGAAGCACGAAAAAAAGTGCTAGTTGAAAGAGAAATCGCACGTTTATCGAAGGATGTTAATGAAGTAACAGCTAGCATTCAAGCCAAGGAGCTGCAGCAAAAGAAAAAAATGCTTAATGAATCCAGCTTTCGTTCACCAGCAACGGGAATCTTTTTATTCGATAATCCTAACAAACGGCCACAGGCATTGACCGTCAATGAGTATGTCGGCAAAGTCGTTGACTTGAACAAATTGCAATTTATCGCCTTAGTTGGCGAACAGGATGTGTTTCGAATTAAAGCGGGCATGCCGGTCAAGGTGAAGATGAATGCGATGAAAGAGCTGAATCTTTCAGGCAAAGTGCTTAAAGTTTCTAAATTTGCAAAAACAGGAACGGATCAAAACAATTTAAATCAAGCCGCACAATTTGAAGTCGTAATCGTGCTTGAGCCTAACGAGTATTTGATTGCCGGCCTTAGCCTCAGCGGTGCTATTGAAACTGAACGCAAAGAAAATGCAATTTCAGTGCCATCCATTGCGATTATTCGCGAGAAAGATAAACATTTCGTGATGCTCGATACAGGCAATGGTCAATATGAGCGTAAAGAAATAAAGATTGGGCTCGAAACGCCAGAACAAACAGAAGTGCTTGAAGGATTGAAGCCAGGCGATCAAGTTGTTTTGCAATAA
- the lexA gene encoding transcriptional repressor LexA, producing MSKISNRQHSILEFIKNEVREKGYPPSVREIGEAVGLLSSSTVHGHLDRLEKKGLIRRDPTKPRAIEILDQEGSDGIIPLSVARVPIVGKVTAGVPITATENIEEYFPLPSHFVGDSSVFILNVMGESMIEAGIHDGDYVIVRQQQTANNGEIVVAMTEDDEATVKTFYKEKNHIRLQPENSTMQPILLQNVTILGKVIGLFRDIH from the coding sequence GTGTCGAAGATTTCTAACCGACAACATTCAATTCTTGAATTTATTAAGAATGAAGTTCGGGAGAAAGGCTATCCACCCTCCGTTCGAGAAATCGGCGAAGCTGTTGGATTGTTGTCCAGTTCAACCGTTCACGGTCATTTGGACCGTCTAGAGAAAAAAGGTTTAATACGCCGAGATCCTACTAAACCGCGTGCTATTGAAATTTTGGATCAAGAAGGCTCTGATGGCATTATCCCGCTTTCCGTAGCTAGAGTACCTATTGTTGGTAAAGTTACCGCTGGTGTGCCGATTACTGCTACAGAAAATATTGAAGAATATTTCCCGCTTCCTTCCCATTTTGTTGGTGACAGCAGTGTTTTTATATTGAATGTCATGGGCGAGAGTATGATTGAAGCAGGTATTCATGACGGGGATTATGTTATTGTTCGTCAACAGCAAACGGCAAACAATGGTGAGATCGTAGTTGCAATGACTGAGGACGACGAAGCAACAGTCAAAACATTTTACAAAGAGAAAAATCATATTCGTTTGCAGCCGGAAAATTCCACAATGCAGCCTATATTACTTCAAAATGTAACGATTCTAGGTAAAGTCATTGGACTTTTCCGTGATATTCATTAA
- a CDS encoding DUF896 domain-containing protein → MEFDKIIERINELARKNKSEGLSDEETVEREELRKQYLTVFKSNFRQQLDKIEIVDDKDNVKH, encoded by the coding sequence ATGGAATTCGATAAAATTATAGAACGTATTAACGAGCTGGCTCGTAAAAATAAATCGGAAGGTTTATCCGATGAGGAAACGGTTGAGAGAGAAGAGCTTCGCAAGCAGTACTTGACTGTTTTCAAAAGCAATTTCCGTCAACAACTTGATAAGATCGAAATCGTTGATGACAAAGATAATGTTAAGCACTAA
- the glnA gene encoding type I glutamate--ammonia ligase, with the protein MSYTKDDIRRIAQEQNVRFIRLQFTDLLGTIKNVEIPVSQLEKALDNKMMFDGSSIEGYVRIEESDMYLYPDLDTWVVFPWVTQDRVARLICDIYMPDGTPFAGDPRGILKRALKEAEDLGYTAMNVGPEPEFFLFKTDERGEPTTELNDQGGYFDLAPMDMGENCRREIVLTLEEMGFEIEASHHEVAPGQHEIDFKYADAIKAADQIQTFKLVVKTVAREHGLHASFMPKPLFGVNGSGMHCHQSLFKGDTNVFYDEKDKLGLSTAARHYMAGILLHARAMAAITNPTINSYKRLVPGYEAPCYVAWSASNRSPMIRIPASRGLSTRVEVRNPDPAANPYLALAVMLRAGLDGIQNKLPLPAPTDRNIYIMTEEERQDAGIPSLPLDLKEALDEMLRSDIICDALGDHALAHFYELKEIEWDMYRTQVHQWERDQYLTLY; encoded by the coding sequence GTGAGTTACACTAAAGACGATATTAGACGTATAGCACAGGAACAAAATGTTCGATTTATTCGTTTGCAATTTACGGATTTGCTCGGAACAATTAAAAATGTTGAAATTCCTGTAAGCCAGCTTGAAAAAGCGTTGGATAACAAAATGATGTTCGATGGTTCTTCTATCGAAGGTTATGTACGTATTGAAGAATCAGATATGTATCTGTATCCTGATCTTGATACATGGGTTGTATTTCCATGGGTAACTCAAGATCGTGTTGCTCGCTTGATCTGTGATATTTACATGCCAGACGGAACGCCATTCGCTGGAGATCCGCGCGGTATTTTGAAACGTGCACTGAAGGAAGCAGAAGATCTAGGATACACAGCAATGAACGTTGGTCCAGAACCGGAATTTTTCTTGTTCAAAACCGATGAGCGCGGCGAACCTACGACTGAGCTTAATGACCAAGGCGGTTATTTCGACTTAGCGCCTATGGATATGGGTGAAAACTGTCGCCGTGAAATCGTTTTGACACTTGAAGAAATGGGCTTCGAAATTGAAGCATCCCATCATGAAGTGGCACCAGGCCAGCACGAGATTGACTTTAAATATGCCGACGCGATTAAAGCGGCTGACCAAATTCAAACATTTAAGCTAGTCGTAAAAACAGTTGCTCGCGAGCATGGGTTGCATGCTTCATTTATGCCTAAACCGTTGTTTGGCGTGAATGGTTCGGGTATGCACTGTCACCAATCGTTGTTTAAAGGCGATACAAACGTGTTTTACGATGAGAAGGACAAACTTGGCCTAAGTACTGCTGCTCGTCATTACATGGCAGGAATTCTGCTTCATGCGCGTGCAATGGCTGCGATTACGAATCCTACAATTAACTCCTATAAACGTCTAGTGCCTGGTTATGAAGCGCCTTGTTATGTAGCATGGTCTGCAAGCAACCGCTCGCCAATGATCCGTATTCCTGCTTCGCGCGGTCTTAGCACACGTGTAGAAGTACGGAATCCAGATCCGGCTGCTAACCCGTATTTGGCACTTGCTGTAATGCTCAGAGCTGGTCTTGACGGCATTCAAAACAAGCTACCTTTACCAGCACCAACAGATCGGAACATCTATATCATGACAGAGGAAGAGCGTCAGGATGCAGGCATCCCGAGCTTACCGCTTGATTTGAAAGAAGCACTGGACGAAATGCTCAGAAGCGACATCATCTGCGATGCGCTGGGTGATCATGCTCTTGCTCATTTCTACGAACTTAAAGAAATCGAGTGGGATATGTACCGCACACAAGTTCACCAATGGGAACGCGATCAGTACTTGACACTTTACTAA
- a CDS encoding methionine gamma-lyase family protein has protein sequence MNRQHVNQRLWEHLEQLAEQSEVLASEAFRSIDKIAERNQWKVIEAFQHHKVSDFHFTGSTGYGYNDRGREILDLVYAEVMGAEAAIVRPHFVSGTHTISCALFGVLRPGDELLYVTGRPYDTLHKVIGKPGDGMGSLQDWGVKYSEVALLEDGGLDWAQIEQAISEKTKVIGIQRSRGYDWRASFTVSEIETIVNRVKAIKPDLIVFVDNCYGEFTELLEPTQVGVDLMAGSLIKNPGGGLAETGGYIAGKAFAVEAAAYRLTAPGIGGEVGAMLGTLRSMFQGLFLAPHLVGQAIKGSVLAAALFEELGFETKPRWNEPRTDLIQAVRFGQADHLIAFVQGIQQAAAVDSHVVPEPWDMPGYENAVIMAAGTFIQGGSLELSADAPIREPYIAYMQGGLTYAHAKYGVLTALYRLVDSGLIVIKPYIT, from the coding sequence ATGAACAGGCAACATGTAAACCAAAGACTATGGGAGCACCTAGAGCAGCTAGCAGAGCAGTCCGAGGTGCTTGCCTCAGAAGCTTTTCGCAGCATTGACAAGATAGCTGAGCGGAATCAGTGGAAGGTCATAGAAGCGTTTCAACATCACAAAGTAAGCGATTTTCATTTTACCGGTTCAACGGGATATGGCTATAATGATCGCGGACGTGAAATACTTGATCTTGTTTACGCAGAGGTAATGGGAGCGGAAGCGGCTATTGTTAGGCCGCATTTCGTTTCTGGAACACATACAATCAGCTGTGCCTTATTTGGAGTGCTGCGCCCTGGGGATGAGCTCCTGTACGTTACGGGAAGACCTTACGATACACTGCATAAAGTTATCGGGAAGCCTGGAGACGGCATGGGCTCCTTGCAGGATTGGGGCGTGAAATATTCTGAGGTAGCGCTCCTTGAGGATGGTGGATTGGACTGGGCTCAAATTGAGCAAGCGATCTCGGAAAAAACGAAGGTCATCGGTATTCAGCGCTCGCGTGGTTACGATTGGAGAGCTTCATTTACCGTTTCGGAGATTGAAACTATCGTAAATAGGGTAAAAGCAATAAAGCCGGACCTGATTGTTTTTGTGGACAATTGTTATGGTGAATTTACAGAGCTGCTCGAGCCTACTCAAGTTGGAGTAGATTTGATGGCAGGCTCGCTTATCAAAAACCCAGGCGGGGGCTTAGCTGAAACGGGGGGCTATATTGCCGGGAAAGCTTTTGCCGTCGAAGCTGCTGCTTACCGCTTGACTGCTCCGGGCATCGGCGGCGAGGTAGGCGCAATGTTAGGCACGCTTCGCTCCATGTTCCAAGGTTTATTTTTAGCCCCTCATTTAGTCGGACAAGCGATCAAAGGAAGTGTGCTTGCTGCTGCTTTATTTGAAGAGCTTGGGTTCGAAACAAAACCGAGATGGAATGAGCCGCGTACAGATCTCATCCAAGCGGTTCGTTTTGGACAAGCTGATCATTTAATCGCTTTTGTTCAAGGGATACAGCAGGCAGCTGCTGTTGATTCGCATGTGGTTCCCGAGCCTTGGGACATGCCTGGATATGAGAATGCTGTCATTATGGCGGCAGGAACGTTCATTCAAGGAGGCAGTTTAGAGCTATCAGCTGATGCTCCAATACGCGAACCTTACATTGCATATATGCAGGGTGGACTGACGTATGCTCACGCTAAATATGGTGTTTTAACCGCATTATATCGCCTTGTAGACAGTGGTTTAATTGTGATTAAACCTTACATAACTTGA
- a CDS encoding MerR family transcriptional regulator: protein MADDIRRNMALFPIGIVMKLTDLTARQIRYYEQHELIVPARTAGNQRLFSFNDVERLLEIKSLIEKGVNIAGIKQVMNPVSKESDDATIVSEQSEVKRRELSDQQLHRLLKQQLLEKRPGQASLIQGQLTRFLNKR from the coding sequence ATGGCTGATGATATTCGCAGAAATATGGCCTTATTTCCCATCGGCATCGTTATGAAGCTGACGGATTTAACAGCCCGCCAAATCCGTTATTACGAGCAGCATGAACTAATCGTTCCTGCAAGAACAGCAGGCAATCAGCGGTTATTTTCATTTAATGACGTAGAACGGCTTTTGGAAATTAAATCGTTAATTGAGAAGGGCGTTAATATCGCCGGCATTAAGCAAGTAATGAATCCTGTATCCAAGGAATCTGATGATGCGACAATTGTCAGTGAGCAATCGGAAGTGAAGCGCCGTGAGCTATCCGATCAGCAGCTTCACCGACTGCTTAAACAGCAATTGCTGGAGAAAAGACCTGGACAAGCTTCGCTAATTCAAGGACAATTGACTCGTTTCTTAAATAAGCGCTAA
- a CDS encoding ABC transporter permease: MRISDITRLSWDQVRRRKVVTALCAAGISIGCAAIIIALSIGESAQVYIEKQMNSYLKMDEITVTASTGAYAGGGASTADEDSLQKGKLTKQKLDIMRQIEHVKAASPYQQLNYMETMTLDGLTSQIQTEIIGTDIEMLSAFGNDINQGEATNVLGTIILNYGATMGFIDEESKRKIREQIDANPYDETVYQQFEKLNRVPGALYQKQIQLRSSSPDGQVVLSGPLRVIGVLKKPAGVSDEQSMYDKKGYVSLETAELLKKELKLGSDEQEAYNSIIVKVDNQAKIEQVEKQLQKLVVTTRTNLQQKEQLANEFKIIKAAALGIGVFILIIASISIVVAMTMSTYQRRRQIGIMKVLGANLAQIRNMFIIEAALLGLLGGLLGVLFSYWIVWGINALIYNLSGETDSVIIFIPFITIPIGMAFALATGILSGIYPAISASRTDALTAIRRD, translated from the coding sequence TTGAGAATTAGTGATATTACAAGATTATCATGGGATCAGGTAAGGCGTAGAAAGGTTGTAACGGCATTATGCGCTGCGGGTATTTCAATTGGATGTGCAGCAATTATAATCGCACTCAGTATCGGTGAATCTGCTCAAGTTTACATTGAGAAACAAATGAATAGTTACTTGAAGATGGATGAAATAACGGTAACAGCGAGTACAGGAGCATACGCTGGCGGCGGAGCATCTACGGCTGATGAAGATTCTTTGCAGAAAGGCAAGTTAACCAAGCAAAAGCTTGACATCATGAGACAAATCGAACATGTCAAAGCGGCATCACCATATCAACAGCTTAACTATATGGAGACGATGACGTTAGATGGGCTTACTTCACAAATTCAAACCGAAATTATAGGTACAGATATTGAGATGCTTTCCGCTTTTGGAAATGACATCAATCAAGGAGAAGCAACGAATGTATTAGGTACCATCATTCTTAACTATGGAGCGACAATGGGATTTATTGATGAAGAGTCGAAACGTAAAATTCGAGAGCAAATTGATGCCAATCCCTATGATGAAACGGTTTATCAGCAATTTGAGAAGTTAAATCGCGTACCAGGGGCCTTATATCAGAAGCAAATACAGCTTCGTTCCTCTTCACCTGATGGCCAAGTCGTGTTGAGCGGACCCCTCCGGGTAATAGGTGTACTCAAGAAGCCTGCTGGAGTCAGTGATGAGCAGTCGATGTATGACAAAAAAGGATATGTCTCATTAGAGACAGCGGAGCTCCTGAAGAAAGAGCTGAAGCTAGGAAGTGATGAGCAGGAAGCTTATAACTCTATTATTGTAAAAGTAGATAACCAAGCAAAGATTGAACAAGTAGAGAAGCAGCTGCAGAAACTAGTCGTTACGACGCGAACAAATCTACAGCAGAAGGAACAGCTCGCAAATGAATTTAAAATCATTAAAGCTGCAGCACTTGGTATTGGTGTGTTTATTCTGATCATAGCTTCGATATCAATCGTAGTAGCGATGACGATGTCTACCTATCAAAGACGTAGACAAATTGGGATAATGAAGGTGCTTGGTGCGAATTTGGCTCAAATCCGCAACATGTTCATCATCGAGGCAGCACTGCTCGGATTGCTTGGTGGATTGTTAGGTGTACTTTTCTCGTATTGGATTGTGTGGGGTATAAATGCCCTCATTTATAACTTATCCGGCGAGACGGACTCTGTCATTATTTTCATTCCATTTATAACGATTCCAATAGGCATGGCTTTTGCGCTTGCTACAGGTATACTATCGGGTATTTATCCAGCAATAAGCGCTTCACGTACGGATGCTTTAACAGCGATTAGGCGCGATTAA
- a CDS encoding GNAT family N-acetyltransferase — translation MNDKIAGFALTKKVTEYDRHYNLLAHFFIMRKYRRSGVGKQAATLVIQKHSGEWELYQLERNVPAQQFWTHVIGEL, via the coding sequence GTGAACGATAAGATCGCTGGCTTTGCATTAACCAAAAAAGTAACTGAATATGACAGACACTATAATTTACTTGCACATTTTTTTATTATGCGAAAATATAGAAGATCTGGTGTTGGCAAACAAGCAGCTACGCTAGTTATACAAAAGCATAGCGGAGAGTGGGAGCTGTATCAGCTTGAACGTAATGTTCCCGCACAACAATTTTGGACCCATGTCATTGGAGAGCTCTAA
- a CDS encoding LysM peptidoglycan-binding domain-containing protein, whose translation MITSPSFYRTIHKQDTNKATKVNRLIRHFIKRHTVKLVVCTAVFFLLFTSFLLMGTYASSITPEAASAEEQIIRVQSGDTLWNIAKQVSDGSHDIRYIVYLIKDRNDLQSTVIKPGQKLIIPSI comes from the coding sequence ATGATAACCAGTCCAAGTTTTTATAGAACCATTCATAAACAAGATACGAACAAAGCAACAAAGGTCAACCGCTTGATTAGGCATTTCATAAAGCGTCATACTGTTAAGCTCGTCGTTTGCACTGCTGTGTTTTTTTTATTATTTACGAGCTTCCTACTTATGGGAACATACGCTTCGAGTATTACTCCCGAAGCCGCTTCCGCGGAAGAACAAATTATTAGGGTGCAATCAGGCGATACACTCTGGAATATTGCAAAACAAGTTTCAGATGGCAGCCATGATATCAGATATATCGTATATTTGATTAAAGATCGGAATGATCTGCAATCAACAGTTATAAAGCCAGGACAGAAGTTAATTATTCCTAGCATTTAG
- a CDS encoding sporulation protein YjcZ: MSGYVGGAFSSLGIILVLFILLVIIACSCGGFGFGY, from the coding sequence ATGTCCGGTTACGTGGGTGGAGCTTTCTCAAGCTTAGGAATCATCTTAGTATTATTCATTCTACTGGTGATCATTGCTTGCAGTTGCGGCGGCTTTGGCTTCGGATATTAA